The following are from one region of the Cupriavidus sp. D39 genome:
- a CDS encoding sugar dehydrogenase complex small subunit gives MTTKDAEPNRTRRALLAGLLSTYTASLIPWALAQPVADGDQGAFLALSAIIAGRQALDGALAKRLYQALTDDDAKFPADARQLLALINERNIDPLQLQQVLDSEQSPLAAVPRKIATAWFLGMVGSGDNVRTFAYENALNAVIVSDVLKPPTYCYGVYGSWAAKPNAGAKNG, from the coding sequence ATGACGACCAAGGACGCTGAGCCCAATCGCACGCGCCGGGCGTTACTGGCCGGCTTGCTTTCTACCTATACAGCTTCGCTGATTCCCTGGGCGCTGGCCCAGCCCGTAGCCGATGGCGACCAGGGTGCATTTCTCGCGCTATCCGCCATCATAGCGGGGCGTCAGGCACTTGACGGCGCACTGGCAAAGCGCCTGTATCAGGCGCTGACCGACGACGATGCCAAATTCCCCGCAGACGCTCGCCAGTTGCTAGCCCTGATCAACGAGCGCAATATCGACCCGCTTCAGTTACAGCAAGTGCTGGACAGCGAGCAGTCGCCGCTGGCCGCCGTACCGCGCAAGATTGCGACGGCGTGGTTCCTGGGCATGGTTGGCAGTGGAGACAATGTGCGAACCTTCGCGTATGAGAACGCACTCAACGCCGTCATCGTCTCGGATGTCTTGAAACCTCCGACCTACTGCTATGGCGTGTATGGCAGTTGGGCAGCGAAGCCGAACGCAGGAGCGAAAAATGGCTGA